A genomic segment from Tachypleus tridentatus isolate NWPU-2018 unplaced genomic scaffold, ASM421037v1 Hic_cluster_2, whole genome shotgun sequence encodes:
- the LOC143243179 gene encoding uncharacterized protein LOC143243179, protein MSTILELRTILYFILACVQPSENYQCPEGLTLRHNLCYPSQPGTEEETYVPSPRKTPSMSEHTIPLVTAAVGIPLLLIFLRDAAGVNLQCPPWGTEPAYFSVICSYTY, encoded by the exons atgtcaacaatacttgaactacgaaccatcttatactttattttagcatgcGTACAACCTAGTGAAAACTACCAATGTCCTGAAGGACTCACACTGAGACATAACCTGTGTT ATCCAAGTCAACCAGGAACGGAGGAAGAAACATACGTTCCTTCTCCAAGGAAAA caccatccatgtCAGAACATACGATTCCATTGGTAACTGCTGCAGTAGGAAtaccacttttgttaatttttttaag agatgcagCAGGGGTCAACTTGCAatgtccaccgtggggaactgaacccgcctattttagtgttatatgttcatatacttactga